In one window of Frigoriglobus tundricola DNA:
- the truA gene encoding tRNA pseudouridine(38-40) synthase TruA, whose translation MRNLKLTIRYDGTDFFGWQTQPGQRTVQETLERAIAEITREARVRVNCSGRTDSGVHAVGQVANVYTASKLTCAALLKAINAKLPEDVSLREVAEAPQSFCANKDAVRKMYRYVIQDGRLRDPFLRKYAWFVRQDLDAQAMARAGQCLVGRHDFRCFETEWPNRLTSVRTVTHLSVNRFGDCVWIDVEANGFLYNMVRAIAGSLVQVGRGFWPETQIADVLHAMDRRLAGPTAPPEGLFLMRVTYNTCPNSPTPPN comes from the coding sequence ATGCGCAACCTCAAGCTCACCATCCGCTACGACGGGACGGACTTCTTCGGCTGGCAGACGCAACCGGGCCAGCGCACGGTGCAAGAGACCCTTGAGCGCGCCATTGCGGAGATCACCCGCGAGGCCCGCGTGCGCGTGAACTGTAGCGGGCGAACGGACTCCGGCGTCCACGCCGTCGGTCAGGTCGCCAACGTGTACACCGCGAGCAAGCTGACCTGCGCGGCGCTGCTCAAAGCGATCAACGCCAAGCTCCCCGAGGACGTGAGCCTGCGGGAGGTGGCTGAGGCGCCGCAGAGCTTCTGCGCGAACAAGGACGCGGTGCGGAAGATGTACCGCTACGTGATCCAGGACGGCCGCCTCCGCGACCCGTTCCTCCGCAAGTACGCGTGGTTCGTGCGGCAGGACCTCGACGCTCAAGCGATGGCGCGGGCCGGTCAGTGCCTCGTGGGCCGGCACGACTTCCGCTGCTTCGAAACGGAGTGGCCGAACCGCCTGACCAGCGTGCGGACCGTCACGCACCTGAGTGTGAACCGGTTCGGCGACTGCGTCTGGATCGATGTGGAAGCGAACGGCTTCCTCTATAACATGGTGCGGGCGATCGCGGGCAGTCTGGTGCAGGTCGGCCGGGGGTTCTGGCCCGAAACCCAGATCGCCGACGTGCTGCACGCGATGGACCGCCGGTTAGCCGGCCCAACGGCGCCGCCGGAAGGGCTGTTCCTGATGCGAGTGACGTACAACACATGTCCGAATTCACCTACCCCGCCGAACTAG
- a CDS encoding aspartate-semialdehyde dehydrogenase: MNVAVVGATGAVGDLMRKVLVERNFPVKSIKFLASEKSAGKTVEFAGKPYPVELLRPEAFAGVQIVLSSTPGSVSKEFSPIAARAGAIVVDNSSAWRMDPDCPLVVPEVNADQLHHIKKGIVANPNCVAIPLCVALKPLHDLAKVTRVVVATYQSSSGKGAKGLVDFAAQAAAWGAGKPVPAPTAHRAQLAGNVVTLDWTLDPNGFTEEENKVINETKKIMGDATIGVCPTCVRVPVKVAHSEAITVEFARPLSVADAKAALARAPGVVFMDETADGKFPQPIHAEGSDHTFVGRVRQDPSNPNALCLWVVADNLRKGAASNAVQCAEELVKRGIVK, encoded by the coding sequence GTGAACGTGGCGGTGGTCGGTGCGACGGGTGCCGTGGGCGACCTGATGCGGAAGGTGCTCGTCGAGCGCAACTTTCCGGTCAAGTCGATCAAATTCCTGGCTTCCGAGAAGAGCGCCGGTAAAACCGTCGAGTTCGCGGGGAAACCGTACCCGGTCGAACTGCTCCGCCCGGAAGCGTTCGCCGGCGTCCAGATCGTGCTGAGTAGCACGCCGGGGTCGGTGAGCAAGGAGTTCTCCCCCATCGCGGCGCGGGCCGGCGCGATCGTGGTGGACAACTCCTCGGCGTGGCGCATGGACCCCGACTGCCCGCTCGTGGTGCCCGAGGTGAACGCGGACCAGCTCCACCACATCAAGAAGGGCATCGTCGCGAACCCGAACTGCGTCGCGATCCCGCTGTGCGTCGCCCTCAAGCCCCTGCACGACCTGGCGAAAGTGACCCGCGTGGTCGTGGCGACGTACCAGTCGTCGTCGGGCAAGGGCGCGAAGGGCCTCGTGGACTTCGCGGCGCAGGCGGCCGCATGGGGCGCGGGGAAGCCGGTACCGGCCCCGACGGCGCACCGGGCGCAGCTCGCCGGGAACGTCGTCACGCTCGACTGGACGCTCGACCCCAACGGCTTCACGGAGGAAGAGAACAAGGTCATCAACGAGACGAAGAAGATCATGGGCGACGCCACCATCGGCGTGTGCCCCACGTGCGTCCGGGTGCCGGTGAAGGTGGCACATAGTGAAGCCATCACGGTCGAGTTCGCCCGGCCGCTCTCCGTGGCCGATGCGAAGGCGGCGCTGGCGCGGGCGCCGGGCGTGGTGTTCATGGACGAGACCGCAGACGGCAAGTTCCCGCAGCCGATCCACGCGGAGGGCAGCGACCACACGTTCGTCGGCCGCGTGCGCCAGGACCCGAGCAACCCGAACGCGCTGTGCCTGTGGGTCGTGGCCGATAACCTCCGCAAGGGCGCCGCGAGCAACGCCGTGCAGTGCGCCGAGGAACTGGTGAAGCGCGGCATCGTGAAGTGA
- a CDS encoding M81 family metallopeptidase yields MRIAIGGFMHESNTFAPLPADLNRFREGSLTYGDAVIPVWQDASHEVAGFIEGAGAFGYELVPVAMALATPAGPVTDEFFDHFTDALATGCRLARADGVLLALHGAMVTPKHPDADAETLRRIRAVLGPKVPIAVTLDFHGNIAPQMAELANILVGYQTYPHVDQRERARVAAGLLARAVRGAVRPVSYVAKPPMLLNLLGQDTSREPMAGLMRQARELETRPGVLSVSLMAGFPYADVPAMGASVIVVADGDAKLARTGAEELAAAMWSVRDRLNVTCPRPEEAVRQALASTRPPALLIDLGDNIGGGSAGDGTVLLAELMKQKARGFVVVIHTPAGVAQAKDAGIGGRVEITVGGSTGPLHGDPIRVRGSVRSLHVGKWLEAEPRHGGRREHDQGHTAVLDLGDGNLLVLNTHRTPPFSLGQLTSLGIDPRAARAIVVKAAVAYKAAYAPIGGEIIEVDTPGLTAINAARFDYKRVQRPLYPLD; encoded by the coding sequence ATGCGTATCGCCATCGGCGGGTTCATGCACGAGTCGAACACCTTCGCCCCGCTGCCGGCGGACCTGAACCGGTTCCGCGAGGGCAGCCTGACCTACGGCGACGCGGTGATCCCCGTCTGGCAGGACGCGTCCCACGAGGTCGCCGGGTTCATCGAAGGGGCCGGGGCGTTCGGGTACGAACTCGTTCCGGTCGCGATGGCGCTGGCGACGCCCGCCGGGCCGGTCACCGACGAGTTCTTCGACCACTTCACGGACGCGCTCGCTACCGGCTGCCGGCTCGCGCGGGCCGACGGCGTGCTGCTCGCGCTCCACGGCGCGATGGTCACCCCGAAGCACCCGGACGCCGACGCCGAGACGCTCCGCCGCATCCGCGCGGTCCTCGGGCCGAAGGTGCCGATCGCGGTGACGCTCGACTTTCACGGCAACATCGCGCCCCAGATGGCCGAACTCGCGAACATTCTGGTCGGCTACCAAACGTACCCGCACGTCGACCAGCGCGAGCGCGCGCGGGTCGCGGCCGGGCTCCTCGCCCGTGCGGTCCGGGGCGCGGTGCGGCCGGTGAGCTACGTCGCCAAACCGCCGATGCTCCTGAACCTGCTCGGCCAGGACACCAGCCGCGAGCCGATGGCCGGGCTGATGCGGCAGGCGCGGGAGCTGGAAACGCGGCCCGGCGTCCTCTCGGTCAGCCTCATGGCTGGCTTCCCCTACGCGGACGTGCCGGCGATGGGGGCGAGCGTGATCGTCGTCGCGGACGGGGACGCGAAGCTCGCGCGGACCGGGGCCGAGGAACTCGCCGCCGCGATGTGGAGTGTCCGCGACCGGCTGAACGTCACGTGCCCCCGGCCCGAAGAAGCGGTCCGGCAGGCACTGGCCTCGACCCGGCCGCCCGCGCTGCTCATCGACCTGGGGGACAACATCGGCGGCGGGTCGGCCGGGGACGGCACGGTACTCCTCGCAGAACTCATGAAGCAGAAGGCGCGCGGGTTCGTGGTGGTGATCCACACCCCCGCGGGCGTCGCACAGGCGAAGGACGCGGGCATCGGCGGGCGGGTGGAAATCACCGTCGGCGGTTCGACCGGTCCGCTCCACGGCGACCCGATCCGGGTGCGCGGATCGGTGCGGTCGCTCCACGTCGGAAAGTGGCTGGAGGCCGAACCGCGGCACGGCGGCCGGCGGGAGCACGACCAGGGGCACACCGCGGTTCTTGACCTGGGCGATGGCAACCTGCTCGTGCTGAACACGCACCGCACCCCGCCGTTCAGCCTGGGGCAGCTCACGAGCCTCGGCATCGACCCGCGGGCCGCGCGGGCGATTGTGGTAAAAGCCGCCGTTGCCTATAAGGCCGCGTACGCGCCGATCGGCGGCGAGATCATCGAGGTGGACACGCCGGGGCTGACCGCGATCAACGCGGCCCGGTTCGACTACAAGCGCGTCCAGCGCCCACTGTACCCGTTGGATTGA
- a CDS encoding c-type cytochrome domain-containing protein — MRIAYLLLASGLMSLPVSGLRAEVPADLAKKAKAVLEKSCHSCHGENGTVEGGFGYVMDRQQLVSRKRVLPGDPSKSKLFHRVESGDMPPDGKALAKDDVAILKKWIAAGAPDFNPAVAKRTFIFTEEVIALMRADIKKRDEADRKFTRYITLTHLYNAGRPEDELQGYRNGVAKLVNSLSWARKVVVPTPIDPARTVLRIDLRDYKWSTKIWDSIAGSDPYGLVHPDSKTAQNFYEEAGCVLPHVRGDWLVAAASRPPLYHEILQLPATEKELETLLRVDADDNIRTHQVARAGFNGSAVSRNNRMIERHESSYGYYWKSYDFGKNVDRQNLFAYPLGPGAAKNHYKHDGGELIFNLPNGLQAYMLVNGEGRRIAKGPTEIVSDPKRPDRAVENGVSCMSCHVKGLLPKDDQIRAHAEKNPDSFSDKELEAVRAMYLPKDRFQALVKEDSDRFRKAVEQTGGHVGTTEPIVALALLFEAELDLALAAAELNVEPADLEKLLKRSPELARTLGNLQTPGGTVQREVFGKTFPDAAREWKLGTLAAKATAADIGKDPKTHSDPADAGTVVITPPVMTEDRVVKRLPDVYSEVVVGGGGRYLIFHLSKLKKLAVFDFNEARVTKYIPLTEDNVTFTAGLDCVIIGLKKANKLERWSLTTFEREKSVWPPFKEDVTGVVMGYASKGPVVVNGFFVDPVTFRLLRVTDPKGNERPLGSALGRFPSGDGTVFGAWKSNQSPVETATFVLEGGIVTRHEGGELMHAIPGPDGRFVYTAKGVVSRTLNRADKDDATFGYCLPALRGDYFLSLTSAQAGKGGSMTVYMHGVKHPVGKVENAEHGLAFDGWDRGADGPWKRIFYVPDANVIAVLPNSNDQVVLHKFDADAALEKSGADYLIVTSRPPTEVKAGAVFTYPVKVKSRDKKVTYQLDSGPRGMTVSGAGVAEWTVPANAVGTQDVILTVRTESGQEVFHTFTVKVVK; from the coding sequence ATGCGCATCGCCTACCTTTTGCTGGCGTCCGGTTTGATGTCGCTCCCCGTTTCCGGGCTCCGGGCGGAAGTGCCTGCGGATCTCGCCAAAAAAGCGAAAGCCGTTCTGGAAAAGTCCTGCCACAGTTGCCACGGGGAGAACGGGACCGTTGAAGGCGGGTTCGGCTACGTGATGGACCGCCAGCAACTGGTGTCCCGCAAACGCGTCCTGCCCGGTGACCCCTCCAAGTCCAAGCTGTTTCACCGCGTCGAAAGCGGGGACATGCCGCCGGACGGCAAAGCGCTCGCAAAAGACGACGTCGCGATCCTGAAAAAATGGATCGCTGCCGGAGCCCCCGACTTCAATCCCGCCGTCGCGAAACGCACGTTCATTTTCACCGAGGAAGTGATCGCGCTCATGCGCGCCGATATCAAGAAGCGCGACGAGGCGGACCGGAAATTCACGCGGTACATCACGCTCACGCACCTGTACAACGCGGGCCGCCCCGAGGACGAACTGCAAGGGTACCGCAACGGGGTCGCCAAGCTGGTCAACAGCCTGTCGTGGGCGCGCAAAGTGGTCGTCCCGACCCCAATTGACCCGGCCCGGACCGTCCTGCGGATCGACCTGCGCGATTACAAGTGGAGCACGAAAATCTGGGACTCCATCGCCGGCTCGGACCCCTACGGGCTCGTCCATCCGGACAGCAAGACGGCCCAAAACTTCTATGAGGAAGCCGGCTGTGTGTTGCCCCACGTGCGCGGCGACTGGCTGGTGGCGGCGGCGTCCCGGCCCCCGCTGTACCACGAGATCCTCCAGCTCCCGGCCACGGAAAAGGAACTGGAAACCCTGCTGCGCGTGGACGCCGACGACAACATCCGGACCCACCAGGTGGCGCGGGCCGGCTTCAACGGCTCGGCGGTCTCCCGGAACAACCGCATGATCGAGCGGCACGAGTCCAGTTACGGCTACTACTGGAAGAGCTACGACTTCGGCAAGAACGTGGACCGGCAGAACCTCTTCGCCTACCCGCTGGGGCCGGGGGCCGCGAAAAACCACTACAAGCACGACGGCGGCGAGCTGATTTTCAACCTGCCGAACGGGTTGCAGGCGTACATGCTCGTCAACGGCGAGGGCCGGCGCATCGCCAAGGGGCCGACGGAGATCGTCAGCGACCCGAAGCGCCCGGACCGCGCGGTCGAGAACGGCGTGTCCTGCATGTCCTGCCACGTCAAGGGGCTGCTCCCCAAGGACGACCAGATCCGCGCCCACGCCGAGAAAAATCCGGACTCGTTCAGCGACAAGGAACTCGAAGCGGTCCGCGCCATGTACCTCCCGAAGGACCGCTTCCAGGCGCTCGTGAAAGAGGACAGCGACCGGTTCCGCAAGGCGGTGGAGCAAACGGGGGGACACGTCGGCACCACCGAGCCGATCGTCGCGCTCGCCCTGCTGTTCGAAGCCGAACTCGACCTGGCGCTCGCGGCCGCGGAGCTGAACGTCGAACCGGCGGACCTGGAAAAGTTGCTCAAGCGCTCGCCCGAACTCGCCCGGACCCTCGGCAACCTGCAGACGCCCGGGGGCACCGTGCAACGAGAGGTCTTCGGAAAAACCTTCCCGGACGCCGCGCGGGAGTGGAAGCTCGGGACGCTCGCGGCGAAGGCGACCGCGGCGGACATCGGCAAGGACCCGAAGACGCACTCGGACCCGGCCGACGCGGGGACGGTGGTCATTACCCCGCCCGTGATGACAGAGGATAGGGTCGTCAAGCGCCTCCCGGACGTGTACTCCGAGGTCGTGGTCGGGGGCGGCGGGCGCTACCTGATCTTCCACCTGTCGAAGCTCAAAAAACTGGCGGTGTTCGACTTCAACGAAGCGCGGGTGACCAAGTACATCCCGCTGACCGAGGACAATGTGACGTTCACCGCCGGCCTGGACTGTGTGATCATCGGGCTCAAGAAGGCCAACAAGCTGGAGCGCTGGAGCCTGACCACCTTCGAGCGGGAGAAGTCCGTTTGGCCGCCGTTCAAGGAGGACGTCACGGGCGTCGTGATGGGTTACGCCTCCAAAGGCCCGGTCGTGGTGAACGGGTTCTTTGTGGACCCGGTCACGTTCCGCTTGTTGCGGGTCACCGATCCGAAGGGGAACGAGCGCCCCCTGGGATCGGCTTTAGGGCGCTTCCCGTCGGGCGACGGCACCGTGTTCGGGGCGTGGAAGAGCAACCAGTCGCCGGTCGAGACCGCGACCTTCGTGCTCGAGGGCGGGATCGTGACCCGGCACGAGGGGGGCGAACTCATGCACGCCATCCCCGGCCCCGACGGCCGGTTCGTGTACACCGCCAAGGGGGTGGTGTCCCGCACGCTCAACCGCGCCGACAAGGACGACGCGACGTTCGGCTACTGCCTCCCGGCCCTCCGCGGCGACTACTTCCTCTCGCTCACCTCGGCCCAGGCCGGCAAGGGCGGGAGCATGACGGTGTACATGCACGGGGTGAAGCACCCGGTCGGGAAGGTGGAGAACGCCGAACACGGGCTGGCGTTCGACGGCTGGGACCGGGGCGCGGACGGCCCCTGGAAGCGGATCTTCTACGTGCCGGACGCGAACGTGATCGCCGTACTTCCGAACAGCAACGATCAGGTGGTGCTACACAAGTTCGATGCGGACGCGGCCCTGGAGAAGTCGGGGGCCGACTACCTGATCGTCACCTCGCGCCCGCCGACCGAGGTGAAGGCGGGGGCCGTGTTCACCTACCCGGTCAAAGTGAAGTCGAGGGACAAGAAGGTGACGTACCAGCTCGACAGCGGACCGAGAGGAATGACGGTCTCCGGGGCCGGCGTCGCGGAGTGGACCGTGCCGGCGAACGCGGTCGGGACCCAGGACGTGATCCTGACCGTCCGCACCGAGTCGGGGCAAGAGGTGTTCCACACGTTCACGGTGAAGGTCGTGAAGTGA
- the lhgO gene encoding L-2-hydroxyglutarate oxidase: MHTTDVLIVGGGIVGLGTALALTDRASVTVIETEQHVAQHQTGHNSGVIHSGLYYKPGSAKARTCAEGRELLYRFCAENSIPHDRCGKLVVATDASELPALDELERRGAANGLRGITRLTGDQLRAIEPHVRGVAGLRVAETGIVNYKTVAEAYARKITAAGGAVRTGAKFLGCKPEPDGLTAETTAGPLRAKLLVNCAGLYSDRVARLCGVEPGVRIVPFRGEYYELKPRAEHLCRHLIYPVPDARLPFLGVHFTRMIGGGVECGPNAVLAFRREGYRVRDASARDLWELATSPGFWKMSRRFWWTGLNEMYRSLSRRAFWHALQKLIPEVSFHDLTPAGAGVRAQAVAPDGKLVDDFFIRQAPRMVHVLNAPSPAATASLSIGRSIAEMALKELG, from the coding sequence ATGCACACCACGGACGTACTCATTGTGGGCGGCGGGATCGTCGGCCTCGGCACCGCACTCGCGCTCACGGACCGCGCGTCGGTAACGGTGATCGAGACCGAGCAACACGTCGCGCAGCACCAGACCGGCCACAACAGTGGAGTCATCCACTCCGGGCTCTATTACAAACCGGGTTCGGCCAAGGCGCGGACCTGCGCCGAGGGCCGCGAACTCCTGTACCGCTTTTGTGCCGAGAATAGCATCCCGCACGACCGGTGCGGGAAGCTGGTGGTCGCCACCGATGCGAGCGAACTCCCCGCCCTCGACGAACTCGAGCGCCGCGGCGCCGCCAACGGGCTCCGCGGCATCACCCGCCTCACCGGCGATCAGCTCCGCGCGATCGAGCCCCACGTCCGGGGAGTGGCCGGGCTCCGCGTGGCCGAAACCGGCATCGTGAACTACAAGACGGTCGCGGAGGCGTACGCGCGCAAGATCACCGCGGCCGGTGGCGCCGTTCGCACGGGGGCGAAGTTCCTCGGCTGCAAACCGGAACCGGACGGCCTCACCGCGGAGACGACCGCCGGCCCGCTCCGCGCGAAGCTGCTCGTGAACTGCGCCGGGCTGTACTCGGACCGCGTCGCGCGTCTGTGCGGCGTCGAACCGGGCGTCCGGATCGTGCCCTTCCGCGGCGAGTATTACGAACTCAAGCCGCGGGCCGAACACCTGTGCCGGCACCTCATCTACCCGGTGCCGGACGCGCGGCTCCCGTTCCTCGGGGTCCATTTTACGCGCATGATCGGCGGCGGGGTCGAGTGCGGCCCGAACGCGGTGCTGGCGTTCCGCCGCGAGGGCTACCGCGTGCGCGACGCGAGTGCCCGCGACCTGTGGGAGCTGGCGACGAGCCCCGGCTTCTGGAAAATGTCCCGGCGGTTCTGGTGGACCGGGCTGAACGAGATGTACCGGTCGCTGAGCCGCCGCGCGTTCTGGCACGCCCTCCAGAAACTCATCCCCGAGGTGTCGTTCCACGATCTCACGCCGGCCGGGGCCGGCGTCCGCGCCCAGGCGGTCGCCCCGGACGGCAAACTGGTGGACGACTTCTTCATCCGCCAGGCGCCGCGGATGGTTCACGTGTTGAACGCCCCGTCGCCCGCCGCAACGGCGTCCCTCAGCATCGGGCGCAGCATCGCCGAAATGGCGCTGAAGGAACTGGGGTGA
- a CDS encoding ATP-binding cassette domain-containing protein: MTVFELTNATIVRDGRPVFQQFNWTVREGEAWAVVGPTGSGKTTLAEALLGRHSLHGGALAWPLFDRLRAAGRRADYASQVIGHVTFKEDSRLFSYAGRYYQQRFEFADSDSDTPLSLDRFLRTGTHAPEARRAALHERLGIAGLVDQPFMTLSNGQTRRARLARALLAEPELLVLDDPFIGLDAAARADFAALLGELVRDGKRVVLICRADTVPAWVTNVLELPRQPTPPAPPPEGRGGNARDASSDAPEASGLRRSCSPPFREGPGVGSAPIELRDVTVTHAGHTILDRVSWTVRAGERWAVLGPNGSGKSTLLSLLCGDHPQAYANDVNLFGRRRGSGETIWDVKRNVGLLSPEFHLYFTEPLTAARTVATGFFDALADRPTTPEQGARIRELLAAFGIAHLADRTFKQLSTGEQRLVLLARALVKRPPLVILDEPFQGMDADATTHCREWLDRELGADQTLLFVTHEPSELPRSVSQTLRLARGRVV, encoded by the coding sequence ATGACCGTTTTCGAACTCACGAACGCGACCATCGTGCGCGACGGCCGCCCCGTTTTTCAACAGTTCAACTGGACGGTGCGTGAGGGCGAGGCGTGGGCCGTTGTCGGGCCGACCGGCAGCGGCAAAACGACCCTCGCGGAAGCGCTCCTCGGGCGCCACAGCTTGCACGGCGGGGCGCTGGCCTGGCCGCTGTTCGACCGCCTCCGCGCCGCCGGGCGCCGGGCCGATTACGCGTCGCAGGTGATCGGGCACGTCACCTTCAAAGAGGACTCGCGCCTCTTCTCCTACGCCGGCCGCTACTACCAGCAGCGGTTCGAGTTCGCGGACAGCGACAGTGACACCCCGCTGTCGCTCGATCGGTTCCTCCGCACCGGGACGCACGCGCCCGAGGCGCGGCGGGCCGCGCTCCACGAGCGGCTCGGCATCGCCGGGCTGGTGGACCAGCCGTTCATGACGCTGTCGAACGGGCAGACGCGGCGCGCCCGGCTCGCCCGCGCGCTGCTCGCGGAACCGGAACTGCTGGTGCTGGACGACCCGTTCATCGGCCTCGACGCCGCGGCGCGGGCCGATTTCGCGGCCCTGCTGGGCGAACTGGTGCGCGACGGCAAGCGCGTGGTGCTGATCTGCCGCGCCGACACGGTGCCGGCCTGGGTCACGAACGTGCTCGAACTGCCGAGACAACCTACCCCCCCGGCCCCCCCCCCTGAAGGGAGGGGGGGGAACGCGCGCGACGCCTCCTCCGACGCTCCAGAAGCTTCGGGGCTCCGAAGGTCTTGCTCCCCTCCCTTCAGGGAGGGGCCGGGGGTGGGTTCTGCGCCCATCGAACTCCGCGACGTGACCGTGACGCACGCCGGACACACGATTCTGGACCGCGTCTCGTGGACGGTGCGGGCCGGCGAGCGCTGGGCGGTGCTGGGGCCGAACGGTTCCGGCAAATCGACGCTCCTCAGCCTCTTGTGCGGCGACCACCCGCAGGCGTATGCGAACGACGTGAACCTGTTCGGCCGGCGCCGCGGGTCGGGCGAGACAATCTGGGACGTGAAGCGGAACGTCGGGCTGCTGTCGCCGGAGTTCCACCTGTACTTCACCGAACCGCTGACGGCGGCCCGCACCGTCGCGACCGGCTTCTTCGACGCCCTGGCGGACCGCCCCACCACACCGGAGCAGGGCGCCCGCATTCGGGAACTGCTCGCCGCGTTCGGTATCGCCCACCTGGCCGATCGCACGTTCAAGCAGCTCTCGACCGGCGAGCAGCGGCTCGTGCTCCTCGCGCGGGCGCTGGTGAAGCGCCCGCCGCTCGTGATCCTCGACGAGCCGTTTCAGGGGATGGACGCCGACGCCACCACGCACTGCCGCGAGTGGCTCGACCGCGAGCTGGGCGCCGACCAGACGCTCCTCTTCGTGACGCACGAGCCCAGCGAGTTGCCCCGTAGCGTGTCGCAAACGCTGCGGCTCGCGCGCGGCCGGGTGGTGTGA
- the hemC gene encoding hydroxymethylbilane synthase codes for MNALRLGTRGSPLALWQAHFVADRLRPVAAPRAVELVTIETHGDRDQASALSAMGGFGVFTKAIQNALLDGRADVAVHSLKDLPTLPEPQLELVAVPPRGPTGDAFVSRRHRRFDDLPAGATVGTSSLRRRAQALNRRPDLKLIELRGNVDTRLRKLDDQNLDAIILAEAGLVRLGLADRVTEILDPSWMLPAVGQGAIGLECRAGDAEAQRLVAALRCPDTFCRVRAERAMLYTLGGGCLVPIGATSKVLDGVLTVRGAVLSPDGARRVVATHSGLATAPVGVGQELAAMLLAEGADELLQHGIPPA; via the coding sequence ATGAACGCACTCCGGCTCGGAACCCGCGGCAGCCCGCTCGCGCTCTGGCAGGCCCACTTCGTTGCGGACCGCCTGCGCCCGGTCGCCGCGCCGCGGGCGGTCGAACTCGTAACCATTGAGACGCACGGCGACCGCGATCAGGCGTCCGCGCTGTCTGCGATGGGCGGCTTCGGCGTGTTCACCAAGGCCATTCAGAACGCGCTGCTCGACGGCCGCGCCGACGTGGCCGTTCACAGCCTCAAAGACCTCCCCACGCTCCCCGAACCGCAACTGGAACTCGTCGCCGTTCCGCCGCGGGGGCCGACCGGTGACGCTTTCGTCTCCCGCAGGCACCGGCGGTTCGACGACCTGCCCGCCGGGGCAACGGTGGGCACGAGCAGCCTCCGCCGCCGCGCCCAGGCGCTCAACCGGCGGCCCGATCTGAAGCTGATCGAGTTGCGCGGGAACGTCGACACCCGGCTCCGCAAGCTGGACGACCAGAACCTCGACGCCATCATCCTCGCCGAGGCCGGTCTCGTCCGCCTGGGGCTCGCCGACCGCGTCACCGAGATCCTCGATCCGAGCTGGATGCTCCCCGCGGTGGGCCAGGGCGCGATCGGGCTGGAGTGCCGGGCGGGCGATGCCGAAGCGCAGCGCCTCGTCGCGGCGCTGCGCTGCCCGGACACGTTCTGTCGCGTGCGCGCCGAACGGGCGATGCTCTACACGCTGGGCGGCGGGTGCCTGGTGCCGATCGGCGCCACGTCGAAGGTGCTGGACGGCGTGCTGACGGTCCGCGGCGCGGTCCTGTCACCGGACGGAGCGCGGCGGGTGGTCGCGACGCACAGCGGGCTCGCCACCGCCCCGGTCGGCGTGGGTCAGGAACTCGCCGCCATGCTCCTCGCCGAAGGCGCGGACGAACTCCTTCAACACGGAATCCCGCCGGCATGA
- a CDS encoding HIT family protein has translation MTTDPNCPMCGTVADLHAADRPDLVWRFPHSVAFVGPWQFYTGYCLLASRAHATELSQLGPNRAAFLNELALLAEAIEACFRPQKLNYELLGNLVPHLHWHVFPRSADDPERLQPVWIALERAKTDPAEKRRLETGTVPPDEVRARLRAWLTAHNAPTT, from the coding sequence ATGACAACGGACCCGAACTGCCCGATGTGTGGCACGGTCGCCGACCTGCACGCGGCCGACCGGCCGGACCTCGTGTGGCGCTTCCCGCACTCGGTCGCGTTCGTCGGGCCGTGGCAGTTCTACACCGGGTACTGCCTGCTCGCCTCCCGGGCACACGCCACCGAACTGAGTCAGCTCGGCCCGAACCGCGCGGCGTTCCTGAACGAACTGGCGCTCCTGGCCGAAGCGATCGAGGCGTGCTTCCGCCCGCAGAAGCTGAACTACGAACTGCTCGGGAACCTCGTCCCGCACCTGCACTGGCACGTTTTCCCACGGTCCGCCGACGACCCGGAACGGCTCCAACCGGTGTGGATCGCGCTCGAACGCGCGAAGACCGACCCGGCCGAGAAGCGCCGCCTCGAAACGGGAACGGTCCCGCCGGACGAGGTCCGCGCCCGCCTCCGCGCCTGGTTGACGGCCCACAACGCACCAACAACATGA
- the hslV gene encoding ATP-dependent protease subunit HslV: MPKLRATTILAVRTSAGAAIGGDGQVTLGNVVMKADAKKVRKLYDGQVLAGFAGAAADAFSLLERFEQKLRDHQGSVPRAATELAKEWRTDRILRKLEAMLVVLDRDHLLLVSGTGDVIAPTDNVLAIGSGGSYALAAARALMTHTQLKPAEVVRAGLEIAGDLCIYTNRNIDVQELT, from the coding sequence GTGCCGAAGCTCCGCGCCACAACTATTTTAGCCGTCCGGACTTCCGCGGGCGCCGCCATCGGCGGCGACGGCCAAGTCACGCTCGGCAACGTCGTGATGAAGGCCGACGCCAAAAAGGTTCGCAAACTGTACGACGGACAGGTTCTCGCCGGGTTCGCCGGCGCCGCCGCGGACGCGTTCAGCTTACTGGAGCGGTTCGAGCAGAAGCTCCGCGACCACCAGGGGTCCGTCCCGCGCGCCGCCACGGAACTGGCGAAGGAGTGGCGCACCGACCGCATCCTGCGGAAGCTGGAAGCGATGCTCGTGGTGCTGGACCGCGACCACCTGCTCCTCGTCAGCGGCACCGGCGACGTGATCGCGCCCACGGACAACGTCCTGGCGATCGGTTCGGGCGGGTCATATGCACTGGCCGCGGCCCGCGCGCTGATGACACACACGCAACTGAAGCCGGCCGAGGTGGTCCGCGCCGGCCTGGAGATCGCCGGCGACCTGTGCATCTACACGAACCGCAACATCGACGTGCAAGAGCTGACGTGA